The Aptenodytes patagonicus chromosome 10, bAptPat1.pri.cur, whole genome shotgun sequence genomic sequence TTCTACTGTAAATTAAACTCCCATCGACTCCACGTACTTCAGTCAATGAGTTTGTGTGGGTGCAGCTGATGGCTGAGCTTGGCCTAGAAACTTAGAATATTTAGTTACAACTTGATGATCTAGTTGGTCTTAACTCCACCAAGCAAAGATTCACAGGGTATTAAATTGCTGCTCATGCAATTACATGATTAGGTGATAGTTTCCAGTTATGTCAACCTAACTACAGTAGgtataagaaattttttttctctccttcttaaAATGACAGCAGATGGAGAAAATACTACTGTAACATGGTTCAGATTTGCAGGTTCAGTTCCCAGTTTCCCCATCCCAGAATGGGCACACACTGACTGTGCCTGCAGTAGGTTCATTCATCGTACATGCGCAGGCAGTCATTCACCAGCGTCCACCAAGCAAGAAGCCAGTGCAGCTGTTGTTCAAGCTGGCTTGTATGCCTTCTTGTTTGTAGATTCAGTTTTCTGAGACTGGCTAGCACAAAAATGGAGCGTCGAGTTGCATATTTCCCTATGACGTGCAGAGCAGAAGCTATTATGCAAGAGGACTACACAGTTGTTTCTGTACGATTCTCCTCAGTTCTGGTAATCGGGGAAGGGAGGCCACAGCCTCCCACTGTtacttccttccctcttcttgtGAATTTGTAGTTGATATACACAGATGTGGTTACTGTCCCTTATCCTTTTCTATACCCATCTCCCCCACTCCTGTTCTCTTTTTTCATCGTCCTTACAGAAAGgggtaatattttcaaaagaatgacCTTTTTTTTGTATCTGCAAAACTTTTGTCTATGCCATTTCAGAACACAAGTGCATACTTGTAGATCTAACTGCTTGCCTGAATGCAGACTGCACCCCAGTGTACACAGGGCCCCAGACCAGCCTACTGAACTTGCTCCACGTCTGAGCCGTATCTTTCACTAAATCTTGCTTGGTGCAATTTCTGGAATATTCCCTTTGAGAAGTCTGGAAAATGAAGGCTAGAGCATGCTAATTCCACCTCCTCTAGACTTGTGCCCCAATGTTAAACTTTACAAATTCCAGCATACCCATTCTTTCCATATTAATGAAACATATAAATACATGATGAGTAGAATTGTCTTatgtgaagttttaaaaaaacatgtaatttcagCTGCGAacaactaaaatgtattttgttttggttttatatctGTATGTGCCTTTGTGCTTACCACTTGAATTTTTAGGTATGTGATACTAATAGCAATGAGAGAACACCCAATGTAAGCATATGTCATCCGTTGCACAGCAGTTGACTGCAGCTTGGAATATGTCTTGTAACTTTCAATTATACAGTCCAATAAACTACTGCTATCTAACACCACCCTACCCTTACGTAACCTGACAGCTGTAACACTTTGGCACCAGacagtgttttgtttgcttgcatgATTATAGCCTCAAGGCAAGAACTGCACCTGGGTATATGACACAGTCTCAGGGCACTTTTATAACAGAAACTCTGTCTGCATTGCAAAGCTGGTTAAGAGCGTAATTTTATTGAGAGCTTTTCTGTCACATTTTGGTATTAGTTAAAACCCTTGGGGAAATAATGGAAACAAAAGTATGATTTTGCCTGTTTAAATGGCATCTATTCTAGCAGGACTTGCTTGTTAAACCTCAATCACCAAATCTTTTTGGTACAGTCTATTTCTAAGGCAGGAGAGATTTTCCCATTACTTTGCAGTTTCTGAATGCAACTGCCTTGCAActgaaaataagcatttctaaAAGAACTATATTTTATGTATTCAAATATGCATAGTTAGGAAGACTATTTGCAATACAGTCATTGCTAACACACAGTAATGTCAGAACTCTAAAGCAAAGCAAGGAGATTAACCAAAGCAACTACATTGGCTAAGATGGAATGattttataggaagaaaaaaagtcagattcCCATGTACCATCAAAGGAGGAATATATATATCCAATTTAACATCAAAGTAATTAAGGTTGCTCAAGATAAATCTAGTCACATCCCAGAAATGGTATGATTCGGATCACTTACAGTTGCAGAGAAGCAAAAGTTTTCAGACTACAGATATTTGATATCTTCCATAGTGTGTTGGGTCcttattcagcaaagcacttaggcATATATTTAAAAAGGAGATTTTCAAAGACACAAATTGATTTCTGGCAGAAACTGATCAGCTAGTCTATCTTAAACTAAAGGCCTTTTGTACCTTTGAAAATCTTTCCTACCAACTTTAATAGGATCTAAACGTATGCTTGAAGCTAAGCAGAAGCTTTAGAACTGAATAAACATGATCTTAAGCATACATTCAAATGTGTTGCTGAACATCATTCTGAGGGgaaccaaaataaaatggaagctaGTTTAAATCCATTGAGAATACTCCAATGTGAACTATTCAGGTATCCCCACTTCAGTTAATTGTTCAAGCTGCAGAGccagtgaaatattttgatagAGCAATATATGGTATCAAGGCAGCGTAACAGTAACACACACTCTAATCTCCAGAAAGTTGTCTCATTCCAGAGTTTCAGCATTAAACATTAAAAGCTTTTTGAACTATCTTTCATaacttttataataattttttcattgcttataaCAACAATCTGGAACTGAAAACTTACCACACAGAATTAACTCCCTCTTCACTTTCAGATGTAGAGATTTGTTGTAGAGGCTGCGAGATCTTATTTAGGCTCCAAGTTCTGATCTGTACCCCATCATTGTACTTGAAAACTATTTTCTAGGGAGAGAGAGGTCCTTATTAGCAGACATCCTTCCTAGTCACAGAGCAGGGGAAAATAAAGAGCAAATGTTCATTGCAGCAAAGGCAACAATGGCACACATGCCACTAATCTCAAATTCTagctttgtttcaaaatttaaCAACATTTTCAGCTATAGCTGGACAGCAGCAGGAGTTGCAAACTAACCAATAACATTTGACAGACACACTCAtggttttacctttcttttttgaaatacagGCACTTGGATGTGGGTGTGTGGGACAGGCTGTCCTTAGCCGAGGAGCCCATGGTGGGCCCATGACAGTATCGGTTGGATTTGCAATGGCAGTCACCATAGCAGTGTATGTGTCTGGGGGGGTTTCTggtaagtgacttttttttttttccttatatagCATTTATTGCCACGGTTTTAAGGCTACCTTATTAAATTACTTCCATTTCATGGTATAAACAATTATGTATCTAGCAATAGCAAGCACCACTACAGCAGAGTCTGCATCAGAGTTTCGCTAGTAAATCTTTTGCATTCTTCttgtttccttctattttttgCATTTGACAAAATCTTCCACCAAATTCTGATCTGAACTACAGTGTGCAAACCTTGGCAGACCTCTGGCCTTTATGGAAAGTGGTCTGTGCAAACCAGAAATCTGCTTGgtcttgctttaaaaattctgCCAATAGACATGATCCTGGACAACATAGGCACTGTGTCTAAGGAAATAACCATGAAAAGCTTACAGAATCCAGCAGTCACCCACGAATGGGTAAAATGAGCAGGACTCACCTTACAGAGTGCAATTTGTCTCTTCATGTACTATGACAAGCAGTAGCAAGTCTGCCTCTGTCTGTTTGCTTATTTGCAGAAGCAGGAGATCAtagaaagcagaaacagcaaaaagatTCAGTACTAGAGATACATTCTGTGATACACTGTCAATGTACTGTCATTGCCCCTTTGTTTCTGCTATAACATTTCCTCAAGATATATTGGTCAGGAATCTCTCTTTTGTCTGTAGCTGGGCTAACTAATCAGTGTCTACACGTGCCATATTGGATGGTGGTTTGTCTCCTATTTCCACCATTCAGTTTGGCCAAATTAATATCAGAAACATTAGCATAACtgcttttaacatttaaattctccctttaaaatataaaatgatggGTTGTAATAATACAGTGTTGTGTACTATAAGACACAATACTCCGTGTTGTATGTGGAGTTTATATTGCCTTCTTAAAGCAAACGGTGCCCTTGTACTCCAGCTCTCATAGAGGCATTTCTTACCCTTCATAAAGAGGGTAAAGGCGATCTGGGCAGATATCTCTAGGTATAACTAGGCCATTATAAATAGTTGCTATAGCAGAAATTACTGTGgctatttctcttctcttttacaAATTCTTTTACAGAGACACCATGCATGAGGAGGTTTCTAAGTTCACATTAGCATGTGCTCAAGGTACTGCAAAACGGGCAGTCTTGTTACTGTCATTGAAACAGAGCAGAATGGTTCCTTAACACCACACAAAGTTAATTCAGCAGTACATTGCTATTATCTGAACAACTTTAAGCTACAGCTTTTGGTTTACATGTAGGCAGGTAAACTCTTCCAATGCagtatcatgaaaaaaaaacGTGTAAAGATACTAACGTGTCCTACATTTGCATCTTTAAGGGATATTCATCTCTATTATATAGAAGATTAGAGTTCAATCCCAGCAGGGCAGAGCAGTTGCAGATGTTGCAGTATTGTGCTTCCTGTGTTCTTCCCATGACAAAAGATTCTGCATGCAGtgcattttctctgtgaaagAATAGGAACAGCTATTTCAATAGGCTGTGACTATCCAACATAGGATTACTAGTGGACACTTTAGAATATCAGTTTCTATGTAGAATTTGTTAGCAAATTCTGTGGCTCTTCGGCCATGAAGTCTCATGTTTAAGTACTGCTAAAATATTTCGCCTCAGTTCTTTATGAAATTCTAAATTCATGGTAACATAAAAGATATAGTCTACACACTTGGTGATTTGAGCTCTTTTATCTAGGAAAATTcccatttttgcttttcttccatctAATTTTCCTCAATGCCTACATAATTTCCCACCATTTTTTCCAACTTAACATTTCAAACAAACTCATGACTGTGATCACTGCAACTACAAAAGAATGGGGAATGCACTGCccaaagcacactttttttttctaaccagGAAACTACCAGTGGCACAGGAACCAAGAATCTTTTAACTCCCCTGTGTCAGCATGAGAGCCTTCAACTAGACTTTTCCTTTCCAGATTTAATGTTAATCAGACATCTCTAGTATTATTATGACTTGTCCCGTCCATCATAATCACTCTGTATTATATACAGGTGGGGAACAATATCAGGtgttgaaagaaaggaaaatgattcATTCCAGCCAGAGTAAAGAACAAAAGACAAGACAACAATTTATCAAAATTTACATGAAGGGCTGTTAAATAAGGTGCCATCCATCTCTTCGCTCTGCACTGAAGAATTCGAAACACAGTGAGgaattcaaaattaattcaagaCTGGTGCTACTAGGTCGGAGTTTTGGAAATGGTACAAAGAAGGTTTTATCCAGCTTGTTATCTGTGTTTGTCAGTTCATTATGTATCAAAGGTGCCTGGATTTCATAAGATAATGACTCACTGACCTGAAGTGCAAGCAAACACAGAAACTGTACATAGAGGCCCTTTCTCCATAACTACCCTTTGACAGACAAAGGTCATGCTCTTTTAGttattttattaaagacaaagGCCGTTTTTTTCTGATAACCATACAGGCTGAAATGAGACTTTACCTGGAAGGTAAGCAATGGATCTGCTATGTCCTTGCAAAATTTgggttttactgtatttttactgtGGAATACTgtttcatctgtttctttattTGGCAATTAGTATTTCTTAAGTATCAACtacatatttgtaaaaaatgaagttttccaaAAGCATTCAACACTTCTTTTCCATGTTGATAAAAGATGTTGAGGGAAGTGACTAGCATGTgacataataataaatatattttagaaattaaaattgtCACAAAGAGTTCCAATGTTGCTGAAATCTTTTCCATGTGTGAGTTTAGGTGTAGCTACTCCTAAATACAAAGGAAGGAAATTCCACAGGAAATAGAACTCTCTGTTTCAGCACAGCTACTTTATCAGTTTCCTTATCGTGGACCTTTCTGGAGGGTGTAAGAGCTTGATGAAAACGTGTGAAGAAGAACTACACGCTGCTGTCTCCAGATCCCATCCAGGCTTAGCTTACCAACAGTCAGCATGAAGCTGGACAGAcctaatattattttattttatgttcatGAAAACTGAGTTCCTAAGTAACCCCAGGTTGAAGACAGGGACATAAACATGACTTAAATCCAGGGTACTCCAGATCTGCCTCAAGATATATAATCAAGCCAGTAATAGTCCTTAATGTTAATACATGCTTGCTAAACTGAATGAATGTTCTCCTGCCCCAATcctcccttaaaaataaaaagccaaagccCTTGAGGAGAGAGAACATGCGCAGAATGATGGACCCTCCCATCACAACTGATAGGGCAGATTTAGGCTTTTTCTAGAAAAGTAATCTATAGATCTATGGATTATATACTGCAGGACAGCAGTCTGATAAATAACACAATCTGCAAACATCAAGAGGTAAGCTGGATCTTGGTGGATACtggcttcccctccccccccgaatGTCATCCAACTTGTTTCAGCCTAATTGCAGTCAGCATTTAATTGCAAAATAACATCTAGAAAAGCATGTACTAGTCTCGTGCTTGAAAGTGCCCACATTTTTACAAATCCTTCACCTATTCTCATGTATCTGAGTCATCCATATGACTTTTGTGATTTATTCTTCAGGTGGTCACATAAACCCAGCCGTTTCATTAGCCATGTGCGTGACTGGAAGATTAAAATGGACCAAATTACCAATTTACATATTAGCACAACTCCTGGGAGCGTTTGTTGGAGCAGCGGCTGTCTTTGGGATTTATTACGGTGCGTACACCTTAGACATGCTTACAGGACAAACTAGAGGTCAGGCAGTCTCTAAGGCCCCAATTTTTCAGTGAATGCCAAGCAGGCAGAGGACTCTGTTCACACAGGGCTAATGGCAGGACTGAAGCTAAAGCcataaagaagaaaggaagaagcataaagagtttgaaggaaaaaaaaaaaaaaaaagactcaaacaTTCCAGGTATCCTACaacatttctgaaacacaaaTACTCCAGGAAATGTTctgaaatttagaaaaattaTTCATGGGAAATCAGATACTCTGAGATCATGTATTTCTCAGTAAGGATTTTAAATTGCTTAATAGCCAGGATCTAGGGCTATTCATCTTCCAAGCAAATTAGAAACATTAAAGACCTGGTCCAAGTGCCTGTAGGCAAGTATCACCAATGTCGTTCATTGAGGTTACAGGATATGAGATCAAGTCCCTCCTGACTAAACTTCAGACCACCCTAGAGAGGTAGCTCTCCAAGGCAATGAACTCCAGGTAGAGTGATAAAGGGGTCACAtattagaaggggaaaaaaagaaaaaccaaaaaggaTTACCCCTATCCTTGAGGCATGTTTCTTTTACACGGTGTGCCATAAAGGGAAAAAACTTAGTAACAGACTCCCTGACTTGATGAATCCACTCAGTCGGATCAGTTGCTTCAATCACCTACTCCAAAACTCTGCTTATactgtcccagcccatctcctccAAAGCCTCTCTCTTATGGGCATTATGTCTCCAGACAGTGCTGGGTTTAGGTGgaacagagaaaaaatgaaaatggaaatgccTATTGTATATCAGCTAGGTGCTCAGTACCAGTAGTAATCACGAACAGAAAAATCTTTAGGAGCTGCAGTAACTGTTCTGGGTTTGGtggagcttttttgtttgtttgcttgggttttgggGCAGGGTGGGTAGGTGGTGGTGGGgagttttttctctgttttaaggTTAGTGTTAGAATTTGGAAACTGGGGGATTCCAGAACAGGATTTCCATCTGAATCTAAGTCCTCCTCAAGCCAGACAGCCAGGATTAGGGCTGTGGCCAGGATGCAGCAGTACATCAACATGCACATGGGGTTGGGGGTGGGTTCACTGTGTTCTGCCAAAGGGTAGCAGTAGGATAGGGAGCCAAGACAGGGAACTTAGGGCTAGGGTTAGAGACTTCTTCCTGTTATTCAGGAGTGCAGGATTTTCTCATATCCCTATCTCTGCTCAAGTACTTTGCCCTCCTCTTGTTCTTATTAATTCCCAAAGCTCTTCTgtactttttccttcctgcaacTTGCAGGAGTGTCCTGTACTCATTGAGGTCCACTGAAAACACACTGGTAGAAAAACAGACATAGGAGCTCAACACCTCCATCTTCCCCATACACACATATCTGAGCTAGGTGCTTTCGTTTTCAGCGATACCCCTGAAAGAGTGAGGGAATATATATGCTAGGCTGCTAAACATGAGGCCTTTCTGAAGGTGTACAAAGGAATTCACAGATgagaagttttcttttccttagcctttttttttttttagttaaatgcAACAAAATAATCCGACACTGCAAATGAGAGAGCCTGACCAAAGTAAACGACTAAATATTCTCTGCACCCATGTCATGGCCTTAAGCAAAGCTAGTAAAAACAGGGGCAAGGAGAAATAGATTTGTCTGCTAGCTTCAGGAGAAGCTAACCATCCTCACCATGACGTCCATGGGAGACGGGGAGCTGTTTCTTCACTCACAAGTATCACCTCATCACTGGATCCACTAGTGAAATAAAGGCAGAGCATTTGTTATTCATGTCTGTCCATGCAGATTTTTGAGTGTTTCATCTTAGTGTCTTCCTATTTCTAACACTTCAGGGCTTGCCAAGGCAGCAAATTATTCTGACACCGAAGTCAtattatacatttaaaatacgCTTTAAATATACTAACataaatatacatgtatttacAATATACATAAATCtttacaatatatataaaaatacactaaCTTAACTATAGTAAGAACTGAAGTTTTGGGGCTAGCCTCTCTCCTCACATCTTGGATGACTAACATAGCAGCTGGGTGTTAAACCCAAGCAGAGTGAAAAATTCAAACTCCTTTAGAAGAGGAGGTCTCTCAGGAGAGTTCATTCCCAGAAGAAGTCATTGCACAACTGTCAAATGGAATAGCAGTAATTCCTGGTGGCTGGGAATCCACAACAGTACAATCAGGATGCTATGCATTTTTCAGGGCGTCGTGGCAAATATAGCACCTCTTACAGAATAACGCAACTGTGTTCAGAATAAGAAAATGCTCCCTGCCACTGAGTTTGGAGCAatgagcaggggaaaaaacagccccacTTTGAAAGCTGTGATACATAAAACAAGTACTTCAAGGCACAGGAGGAGAGATGAGACAGGAGGGTATAATTAGTACATCACCTCAAATCTGTTAATTATGCTCCCAGGAAAAACATTGTTTCAGTTGAGAATGTGAAGTGCACAGACCTATCATATATTCTAGTCCTAGAAACCCTAGTGTTTATGGAGAAGTGCAACCAGGTAATGGCTGTTTTCTATAGATGCCTTTATGGACTATAGCAATGGAACACTTGAAGTCACAGGACCTAACGCAACAGCACATATCTTTGCAACATATCCAGCTCCGTATCTGTCCCTCATAAATGGATTTGCAGATCAGGTAAGTGCACTTGCTGTCTTGATTCTACAAATTAAACGTACTGAAAACtgtaaaaccaagcagtaaaaaaaTACACAGATCTCTAACGAGTGTGATGAATCTCACCGTTTTGGTCATACCTCACTGTGTACAATAGCAATGAGAATGCAGCGCTGTTTGTGGGGGTTACATTTtagtcatattttaaaagcaagataaTTTCAAGTTGTTCTTTCCACATACATCATATTAATTGTTGCGCTCTACTTGTCTTTAATGCAATATACATAAGAGGTTTTCCACAGCATAAATCAGTGTTTATCCATAGACTTCAGCAGAACTGTGTCCATTTACATCAAAATCCAGCCCATTTTGTGGACCTATTATTCCTTAAGTAATCCTTAAGCAGCCAGATTAACACATCTTGAACAAGTGAGTTTTCTGCTACCATAAGCCTCCTCTCTAAACTTCTCTTTGCAAATAGATTtgtaatatttgttatttttcaagtaaCTGAATCTGGAAAAATCTCCACTTTATTTCCAATCTGTATCCTCTAATCCCACTTATCCAACAGTGAAAAATGATGTTTCATATCTTCTATCTACTTCTAATCAATTTACCCGTCTTCTTCAGGCATACATGAAATGAATATACTGTGTAAGTAAGCTATGAAAAACTAGGGATTGCTGGAGCACAGGAATTCCTTATGTAAAGGTCTTGAAGACTGTGAAATCCAACTTCAAAATATCTGAACACTGTTCTAAAATTTTGTAAGAAAGACAATTCTGATTTTTGCTTTGGATCAGTCAACAGACTTTTCCATAAGATCTTTTTGCCcatgtatattttaaaacaaaattaaaaccagatgaaataaaaataatttttaaaacccCAAAACTTAAACTTCTTTAAATCAGTATAGAGATTGAATGTTTTGACATTGCTGAAACTTTGGTCTGTTTTTCCCCTAAGTTAATTATTAGCAAAATTGACATTTACAAAGCATTTGATTTAAGCAGAGCAGCACTTCCATCAAAGCAATTCCAAGAAAATTTCCTTCATCAGCTCAATTAGCATATGCAATACAGAGTTCACAGTACAATTACACATACAACCTTAATTTAGGTAATTCCTAATTTTCTAGCTGCTCAGTTTTGACTTTGTagacttcactttttttccttacgTTACGCAATACCTGGATAAAGAGGTCCATATTTAGTCTAATTCATCAGCATGAGCTACAGTCACATAAAACACTTTTATATCAATGTAACTGATTGTATTGGCACAGTAGAACTACCAAAAATCAAGTAAATGGAACTGTTAAATTGGtcagaaaaaaacatggaaagaaagcaTCAGAGCTCACACAGGAGATGCCTTTTAAACCCTCTATTCTTTCCACAGCAGgttgttgcagatttttttttcaagtgtccTCAGcacatttcttgtctttttctttcagcacagGTATCAAAACTTCTCATTACTGTGAAGTAGACAGGCACTGGGTTCCAAATTTTGCTACTCTGTATATTGGGATAAATCTAAATACCAGCTCTAAGCCACCACAATCTATAGAGCTGCCATGGCCCCTCTTTTCATTATTGGAAGGAATCTGCACATATTTATTCaatattcttttctttgcatTGGCCAGGTGATGTCAACAGCTGTTCTTCTTCTGGCTATATTTGCTATTTTTGACACCAGAAATAACAGCGTACCAAAGGGCCTGGAGCCAATTGCAGTAGGCCTTCTTATAATTGTTCTTACTTGCTCCTTGGGAATGAACAGTGGCTGTGCCATGAACCCGGC encodes the following:
- the AQP9 gene encoding aquaporin-9 isoform X1; this translates as MSRKSKRSLKEKFALKNSLVKEALSEFLGTFILIALGCGCVGQAVLSRGAHGGPMTVSVGFAMAVTIAVYVSGGVSGGHINPAVSLAMCVTGRLKWTKLPIYILAQLLGAFVGAAAVFGIYYDAFMDYSNGTLEVTGPNATAHIFATYPAPYLSLINGFADQVMSTAVLLLAIFAIFDTRNNSVPKGLEPIAVGLLIIVLTCSLGMNSGCAMNPARDLGPRLFTAIAGWGMEVFTAGNNWWWVPIVAPMLGGVLGAIIYIIFIEIHHSDTQPGEENDVYDKYELTNME
- the AQP9 gene encoding aquaporin-9 isoform X2; the encoded protein is MYAFSCTVPAACLLPDKHCTALNELLLFMALGCGCVGQAVLSRGAHGGPMTVSVGFAMAVTIAVYVSGGVSGGHINPAVSLAMCVTGRLKWTKLPIYILAQLLGAFVGAAAVFGIYYDAFMDYSNGTLEVTGPNATAHIFATYPAPYLSLINGFADQVMSTAVLLLAIFAIFDTRNNSVPKGLEPIAVGLLIIVLTCSLGMNSGCAMNPARDLGPRLFTAIAGWGMEVFTAGNNWWWVPIVAPMLGGVLGAIIYIIFIEIHHSDTQPGEENDVYDKYELTNME